One candidate division WOR-3 bacterium genomic region harbors:
- a CDS encoding tetratricopeptide repeat protein, which produces MIDGVARFSPALPRVRLTQKSARLDLAAMMHFLAGVPGWVWGVLGVVALMVTIYYGRKAATARQVRVEIKRAQGPAANLSDKDEPLVDYRQFYGDELGERHEFDFIRERAEHRQVGDKVEVKATPLEDVLGFIAGPRKMLVVCGSGGLGKSRLLIEAAKSNRHLRFAQTRLFSKNLPGLAALIRDRTHKSDIIVFDDCHEYQSDLESLLNWAMRAGARVIVATRYMGSIEEALNRVHATPEIVELAPMVNAAQIVPVPPDVRTEIARVSEFNPALAVMAYLHWQRHGSLVGILDSFGLMGRVFDDLLREGAKTGFRDTAEFLAEMAVRGGLFEDESPMPEHIVLATMLKPMGHVDTYSGGRKRVFRVVPDKLRDHVVRIVYGRAGFLQPSFDAMLARLPDRDAVSVIYTLGIQYRETGNDVWKQACGTLLHKYADMGHGAGIGFQAPQSRVELDLLVDVGYTAWAQFGDVSIVSESLGDFCAGAEKLTSLSHLHKAAMFCHRTGQLERAIACYERGEALAAEAGDTRWLASFLGNLGLVYRVKGRFEEALGSMQQVRSLTHGMGDKVGEAAAISNIGNIYADLGESDKALPYLEEGLAAAREIKDKPGEANQLGNIGLVHYHRGDFDRALEYFKEALAIDRQTGDREGEATTLGNIGLVYRGKGELDKAVPYIEEALAINRGRGHQQGVAHNLWNYGAVLVDAGKYDEAIPRFVEALADSLAVGMALVPGWCLAGLRACIEALGRAKFTALCEKNGMSSDTAMMLAEKLLSKPDPKAGGPRRGQ; this is translated from the coding sequence ATGATAGACGGAGTGGCCCGCTTTTCCCCCGCTCTTCCCCGCGTGAGATTGACTCAGAAGAGTGCCCGCCTAGACTTGGCAGCGATGATGCACTTCTTGGCTGGCGTTCCTGGGTGGGTCTGGGGCGTCTTGGGGGTTGTGGCGCTCATGGTGACAATCTACTACGGCCGCAAGGCCGCGACGGCGCGGCAAGTCCGCGTCGAGATCAAGCGAGCGCAAGGTCCGGCTGCCAACTTGTCGGACAAGGATGAGCCGCTGGTTGACTACAGGCAGTTCTACGGGGACGAGCTTGGGGAGAGGCACGAGTTTGACTTCATCCGCGAGCGGGCAGAGCATAGGCAGGTCGGGGATAAGGTCGAGGTCAAGGCCACGCCCTTGGAGGACGTGCTGGGCTTCATTGCGGGACCAAGGAAGATGCTAGTCGTCTGCGGCTCGGGCGGACTAGGAAAGTCCCGGTTGCTGATTGAGGCGGCAAAGAGCAACCGTCACCTCCGCTTTGCGCAGACCCGCCTGTTCAGCAAGAACTTGCCCGGCCTGGCCGCGCTGATTCGGGACAGAACGCACAAGAGCGACATCATCGTGTTCGACGACTGCCACGAGTACCAGTCGGACTTGGAGTCGCTGCTCAACTGGGCTATGCGCGCCGGCGCCAGAGTGATCGTGGCGACTCGGTACATGGGCAGTATCGAGGAGGCCCTCAACAGAGTCCATGCGACGCCTGAGATCGTAGAACTCGCGCCGATGGTGAATGCAGCTCAGATCGTGCCAGTCCCTCCTGATGTGAGGACGGAAATCGCGAGGGTTTCCGAGTTCAACCCGGCACTTGCTGTGATGGCCTACCTACACTGGCAACGCCATGGGAGCCTAGTCGGTATCCTGGACAGCTTTGGGCTGATGGGCCGCGTTTTCGATGACCTGCTGCGTGAGGGTGCAAAGACTGGGTTCCGTGACACTGCTGAGTTCTTGGCCGAGATGGCGGTGCGGGGAGGTCTGTTTGAGGACGAATCACCCATGCCCGAGCACATTGTGCTGGCAACTATGCTGAAACCTATGGGACACGTCGATACATACTCGGGTGGACGGAAGAGGGTATTCCGAGTTGTTCCTGACAAGCTTAGAGATCACGTCGTTCGTATTGTCTACGGCAGAGCTGGGTTTCTGCAGCCGTCATTCGACGCGATGCTCGCGCGCCTGCCTGATAGGGACGCGGTGAGTGTAATCTACACGCTCGGGATTCAGTATCGTGAGACCGGGAATGACGTCTGGAAGCAGGCGTGCGGCACACTGCTTCACAAGTACGCGGACATGGGGCATGGCGCTGGAATCGGGTTTCAGGCTCCGCAGAGCCGCGTGGAGCTCGATCTGCTCGTCGACGTCGGGTATACCGCGTGGGCGCAGTTTGGCGATGTATCAATAGTCTCCGAGAGCCTCGGAGATTTCTGCGCGGGGGCAGAGAAGCTGACATCGTTGAGCCATCTGCACAAGGCCGCGATGTTCTGCCACCGGACCGGACAGCTTGAAAGGGCAATTGCCTGCTACGAGAGAGGCGAGGCACTGGCCGCGGAGGCTGGAGACACGCGTTGGCTAGCTTCGTTCCTCGGCAACCTCGGACTCGTGTACCGGGTCAAGGGCAGATTCGAAGAAGCCCTTGGGAGCATGCAGCAGGTACGTTCCCTGACGCACGGAATGGGCGACAAGGTTGGGGAGGCGGCCGCGATCAGTAATATCGGGAATATCTACGCGGACCTTGGAGAGTCCGACAAGGCACTGCCGTATCTTGAGGAGGGGCTTGCCGCGGCGCGTGAAATCAAGGACAAGCCTGGCGAGGCAAACCAGCTAGGCAACATCGGTTTGGTCCACTATCACAGGGGTGACTTTGACCGGGCGCTTGAGTACTTCAAGGAAGCCCTGGCAATAGACCGCCAGACCGGAGATCGGGAGGGCGAGGCGACCACGCTCGGCAACATCGGGCTGGTCTACAGAGGCAAAGGCGAGTTGGATAAGGCCGTACCGTACATCGAGGAGGCGCTGGCAATCAACCGCGGTCGCGGTCATCAGCAGGGGGTGGCACATAACCTGTGGAACTACGGTGCCGTTTTGGTCGATGCCGGCAAATACGATGAGGCTATCCCTAGATTCGTCGAGGCATTGGCCGATTCCCTTGCCGTCGGCATGGCACTTGTGCCCGGGTGGTGTCTAGCCGGACTGCGCGCTTGCATTGAGGCGTTGGGCCGCGCGAAGTTCACCGCCTTATGCGAGAAGAACGGGATGTCTTCGGATACTGCCATGATGTTGGCTGAGAAACTCCTGTCCAAGCCCGACCCTAAGGCAGGCGGGCCTAGACGTGGTCAGTAG
- a CDS encoding site-specific DNA-methyltransferase, with the protein MATEPRTFHRLILGDARSMPYVPDQSVHLVVTSPPYWNLKRYNETEGQLGHVADYEKFLASLEQVWRECFRALVPGGRLVCVVGDVCLSRRRYGRHLVMPLHADIVVMCRRIGFDNLNPIIWDKIANANYEVENGSKFLGKPYEPNAIIKNDIEFILMQRKPGGYRQPTEEQRRLSKLTKKEYADWFRQFWTMTGASTRQHPAPFPLELATRLVRMFSFHGDTVLDPFSGTGTTMLAALNTARNSIGIDVDPEYCRMALRRLDGESGPLFARASIEYRTASDLLAPSTVTAVADAPPRRPSRRRYIRRSLTSS; encoded by the coding sequence ATGGCTACCGAGCCCAGGACCTTCCACCGCCTGATTCTCGGCGACGCGCGGAGCATGCCGTACGTCCCGGACCAGTCGGTACATCTTGTCGTCACGTCTCCCCCGTACTGGAACCTAAAGCGCTACAACGAGACCGAAGGCCAGCTCGGCCACGTGGCCGACTACGAGAAGTTCCTCGCGTCGCTCGAACAGGTCTGGCGCGAATGCTTCCGCGCGCTCGTGCCCGGCGGCAGGCTCGTATGCGTGGTCGGCGACGTCTGCCTCTCGCGCCGACGCTACGGCCGGCACCTCGTGATGCCGCTCCATGCCGACATCGTGGTCATGTGCCGCCGCATCGGCTTCGACAACCTGAACCCCATCATCTGGGACAAGATTGCCAACGCCAACTACGAGGTCGAGAACGGCTCCAAGTTCCTCGGCAAGCCCTATGAACCCAACGCCATTATCAAGAACGACATCGAGTTCATCCTCATGCAGCGCAAACCCGGTGGCTACCGCCAGCCGACCGAAGAACAGCGCCGACTCTCCAAGCTCACCAAGAAAGAGTACGCGGACTGGTTCCGCCAGTTCTGGACCATGACCGGCGCATCGACGAGGCAGCACCCCGCCCCCTTCCCGCTTGAGCTTGCCACACGCCTCGTCCGCATGTTCTCATTTCATGGCGACACGGTCCTCGACCCCTTCTCCGGCACCGGCACTACCATGCTCGCCGCCCTCAACACCGCCCGCAACTCCATCGGGATTGACGTTGACCCCGAATACTGCCGCATGGCCCTCCGCCGCCTGGACGGCGAGTCTGGTCCTCTCTTCGCGCGAGCGAGCATCGAATACCGCACCGCCTCGGACCTTCTCGCTCCCTCGACCGTCACCGCCGTCGCCGACGCGCCGCCCCGCAGACCTTCGCGTAGGCGATATATCCGTCGCTCCTTGACAAGCTCATAG